The DNA sequence ATCGAGAATTtggggccttttttttttttttttttttttttttttctaatattcgAGGGTCGTGCTCTGTTCAATTTTCTGAATCCTTGGAATATTACAGTTTTGGTAACGCTATTATCTTTAATTCAATAGCGGAGGTCTTTTAAGTTTatggaatttcatatatatatttttttgggggctTGAATTGATTTGTGCTCATTGAATCCTTGGATTATTACAATTTTGGTAACGTTTTTATGTTTAATTCAATAGCGGATGTCTTTTAAGTTTatggaatttcatatatatatatatatattttttttggggcttgaATTGATTTGTGCTCATTGGAAAagtatgatttttaaaaatttttgaatttaatatcgGGTTGAAGATTAATAGATCTTGGTTTCTCTATATTTTTAGTTGGTAGACATGAAACTGATGGGATTGTTTTGCTTTGTAGAGCtcttaatatttatcaaaattgtcttttgattttcttatatattgGTTCTACTATTGGTGGTTTATTCGTTATGTATGATTTTTGCAATGGATATTTTGCAAAAGCTGATGAAAGGTGCTATTTTCGCGTTTGACTTAACAAGGCCTCTCTGTTAGATTGTTAGTACAGAAGTTTAAAGAGTTATATAGTGTCTCTATTGTTTTTCCTATGATTGAGCCTGAAAAGTGATAGAAGATTGTTAGCTTTAGAATATTTGtgtggttttattattattattattattattattaattttttttttccctctctagGTTTATCTATATGAATATGGGCTTTGAATTGATAATTTGGGTTTAGATACGTTTTTTTCTGAATAAGACTGAATTGGGTTGAACGCTTTTAGAGGCTGGGAAGGTTCAACATAAGTACAGGCTGTATTGGGTTgagtaatgatttttttttttttcaacataaGTAAATAGTTTGAACTTCTGTTTTAATTAGATGATTAGCGTAATTTAAAATAGAGGCATCCCCTTTATGAAGATATTGCTTTTTGCAGATTGAAAATGCCTCGTTATGATGATCGATATGGTAGCACACGCCTCTATGTTGGTCGGATATCCTCAAGGACACGCTCACGTGATTTGAAACGTCTTTTTAGCAGATATGGAAGGTAAATAtttgtcattgattttaaacatggtgTTTTACCCCTGTGGTCTAGAGCACTGATAAATGAGTTTAAATTGGCAAATTTCATGTTACTTTCTTTTGTTTGCTTGAATGTTTTGTCATGCTTTTTAACCATTGTTACTTGTAGTTTAATACACATGCGCAAACATGCTTACTTGCATGCTTGTAAATTACAATTTGGTGATGATGCTCTCTCGATTGTGATTCCTAATTGCCTTATCGCCCTGTAGTATATTTGGGAGCTGTCTAATCCTGTATTTTCCAGGAAGTGTTGTCAAGTTCTATTGGTTTGGttgcaaaatatacattgtgAATTGATATAAGAGTAATTATTTCGAACTACGTTTTTCGGCTTTTGTTTTTTAGATGAAGTGGAAGTAACTTATTTAACCAGTAATCAATTGGTGTGGGTAGTAGGGTGTTTTATAAGCCAAAGTGTTGGCAAAATTGGTTTATGCCAAGCTTGATTTAGTGCTTGGTcttaatataatattcatattatGTATGGGAGTGCTCTGCCCCAAGGTGCCAtgttttttttaacttgaatGGTCTTGTTGAAGGTTTCTGGGGTTTGGCCTAACCTGGAGGTCTTTGATGGGAGGGTGGCCTTTGGTGGAATTGGTGGAAATTCTTGCCGAGTGTATAGGAGACTTTGGCGATTCTTTCTGTAATGTTATTGCGTGTTTTTATGCAATTGGCAACAATCTCAAACTGGTGTTTAGTTCGTCTGTGATGGCCAAAGTATCATACTCTTGCAGTAGTTAAGTAATGATAGCCTTACTGTTTCTGGCAACCATTTCCGCAGAGTACGGGATGTGGACATGAAGCGTGATTTCGCCTTTGTTGTAAGTTTCCATTCTTAGCCATGCTGTTGTTTATGGTCATGTAACCAAATATGGGTTTCTCCTTGGTTTCTGTGCTTAATTCTGATTAAACAGGAATTTAGTGATCCTCGAGATGCTGATGATGCAAGGTATAGCTTAGATGGTCGAGATTTCGATGGGAGCCGCATCATTGTGGAATTTGCTAAGGGGGTAAGTTATGAGTCAAATTTAACATGTTATCATTTCAAATGTTTCTGTTTCTAATAGAATTGGTTAATGGATGAATTTAGTCTGGTTATAGCGTGAGCATGAAAGTTAATAATTTGGGGAAGCAGTGACATATCTATCTTTTCCTTAACAACTTATTAGGAGATACGCACTCATCTTGAAGGTCATTAGAAATATTAGTTTGAATTTTTACTTGAGCTACCGAGTTTATGCGCTTTCTTTATGGATGGGTTACTAAAGaggtaaattaaaataatactctTGTATATGTTAGTAAAATTTCTCAGTTTCTTTTTGCCTTTCTTTTAGTGACTATACCTGGAAAGTGTATTGCCTGCCCTCCACTCTGGGTGTGTAATATTGTCACTGTTATGCATGCTTGTTATTGGAACTGAAATAATCTTTTATCCTAGTTGTGCTTGCATTTGTCCATCCAACAAAACTACACTGTAGTCTACCTTGGTCAGATTTTTGGTTCTCTAGTTTGTTCATATTCAGCAAgtggtttttgctttttttttctttttgagtaGGGGCCACGTGGTTCTCGTGAGTATTTAGGTAGAGGGCCCCCTCCTGGATCTGGTCGTTGCTTTAACTGCGGCATTGATGGGCATTGGGCTCGAGATTGCAAGGCTGGAGATTGGAAGAACAAGTGTTATCGCTGTGGAGAGAGAGGCCATATAGAGAGACAGTGCAAAAATAGCCCAAAGGATCTAATAAGGTACTCACCTATGAAGACTTGCACACTTCGTGGCAACTtttgcttttatatattattttagtagtAACTATAGTACATTCAGTTTCtcaacttttaattttatgatgCAGGAAAAGGAGTTATTCACTTTCACCAACTCCTCCCCGCCGTGGTAGAAGCCGCAGTCGAAGTTATAGCAGAGGCCGCAGCTACaggttatttattttcttgttcttgataGTTTTCAGTGATAGTTGTCAGTGTCACTTGTATGATTTTATACTGTGAGCTATACAGAATGTTTGGAGCGGTGAGTCTGTTGCATGGTCGGCAAAGTTTAATATTTCGTATATGTTTTTGTTGCAGTTGTTAAGAGTGTCGTGAGAGACATTTTTAGAGGAGGTGGAAGTTTAGTAACAGTGGAAAAGTTGGAATTGGTTTATAATCTGATcaatagatat is a window from the Ziziphus jujuba cultivar Dongzao chromosome 11, ASM3175591v1 genome containing:
- the LOC132799956 gene encoding serine/arginine-rich splicing factor RS2Z33-like isoform X1, with protein sequence MPRYDDRYGSTRLYVGRISSRTRSRDLKRLFSRYGRVRDVDMKRDFAFVEFSDPRDADDARYSLDGRDFDGSRIIVEFAKGGPRGSREYLGRGPPPGSGRCFNCGIDGHWARDCKAGDWKNKCYRCGERGHIERQCKNSPKDLIRKRSYSLSPTPPRRGRSRSRSYSRGRSYSRSRSPARRGRSVDRDDGSLSPTYRRPRPRDSPITSKTRKRSPTPDEGGPLERDSRSPMNGRLATRQDGSDYSGSTRDRSRSPMSPERDGSVGRRYASPNEANGRNRSPSGSPRDDRSPVDVDDDDRYSPRGSESA